A part of Streptomyces sp. NBC_01451 genomic DNA contains:
- a CDS encoding hydrogen peroxide-inducible genes activator translates to MTAARNTDGRRRPSLAQLRAFAAVAEHLHFRDAAAAIGMSQPALSGAVSALEEALGVTLVERTTRRVLLSPAGERLAVRARAVLESVAALMEEAEAVRAPFTGALRLGVIPTVAPYLLPTVLRLVHDRYPDLDLQVHEEQTAGLLDGLTTGRLDLLLIAVPTGLPGIVELPLFDEDFVLVTPLGHPLGGHTDIPREALRDLDLLLLDEGHCLRDQALDICREAGRADAPASTTAAGLSTLVQLVAGGLGVTLLPHTAVRVEAGRGDQLRTGRFAAPAPARRIGLAMRAGAVRGVEYEELAAALREALRPLPVRVWGD, encoded by the coding sequence ATGACCGCGGCCAGGAACACCGACGGGCGCCGCCGGCCCAGTCTCGCCCAGCTGCGCGCCTTCGCCGCCGTCGCCGAGCATCTGCACTTCCGGGACGCCGCCGCCGCGATCGGCATGAGCCAGCCCGCGCTCTCGGGCGCCGTCTCCGCGCTGGAGGAGGCCCTCGGCGTCACCCTGGTCGAACGCACCACCCGCAGGGTGCTGCTGTCGCCAGCCGGTGAGCGGCTCGCCGTACGCGCCCGGGCCGTGCTGGAGTCGGTGGCCGCGCTGATGGAGGAGGCCGAGGCCGTGCGGGCGCCCTTCACCGGGGCCCTGCGGCTTGGCGTGATCCCGACCGTCGCGCCCTACCTCCTGCCCACCGTCCTGCGCCTCGTCCACGACCGTTACCCGGACCTCGACCTCCAGGTCCACGAGGAGCAGACCGCCGGACTCCTCGACGGGCTCACCACCGGCCGCCTCGACCTGCTCCTGATCGCCGTCCCGACCGGGCTGCCCGGCATCGTCGAACTGCCCCTCTTCGACGAGGACTTCGTGCTCGTCACACCCCTCGGCCATCCCCTCGGCGGGCACACGGACATCCCGCGCGAGGCGCTGCGCGACCTGGACCTGCTCCTTCTCGACGAGGGGCACTGTCTGCGCGACCAGGCGCTCGACATCTGCCGGGAGGCCGGGCGCGCGGACGCCCCCGCCTCCACCACGGCCGCCGGTCTGTCCACCCTCGTCCAGCTCGTGGCCGGCGGCCTCGGTGTGACGCTGCTGCCGCACACCGCCGTCAGGGTCGAGGCGGGGCGCGGCGACCAGCTCCGCACCGGCCGGTTCGCCGCCCCGGCCCCGGCCCGCCGGATCGGCCTCGCGATGCGCGCGGGCGCCGTGCGGGGCGTGGAGTACGAGGAACTCGCGGCGGCCCTGCGGGAGGCGCTGCGGCCGTTGCCCGTACGGGTCTGGGGCGACTAA
- a CDS encoding alkyl hydroperoxide reductase: MGLAELKSALPDFAADLRLNLGSVVDGSGLTPQRLWGTLLVCAIASRSPRVLRELGPEAREHLSPEAYTAARSTAAMMAMSNVFHRTRHLLSDPEYGRLRAGLRANVLGDPGVERTDVELWSVAVSAINGCGACLDAHERVLRGAGVDRTTVQEAFRIAAVVQAVGTTLDAEAILAE, translated from the coding sequence ATGGGCCTCGCGGAACTGAAGTCCGCGCTGCCGGACTTCGCGGCGGACCTGCGTCTCAATCTGGGGTCGGTCGTCGACGGCTCCGGGCTCACCCCGCAGCGGCTGTGGGGCACCCTGCTGGTCTGCGCGATCGCGTCCCGCTCACCGCGTGTGCTGCGCGAGCTGGGTCCGGAGGCCAGGGAGCACCTCTCCCCGGAGGCGTACACGGCCGCCCGGTCGACCGCGGCCATGATGGCGATGAGCAACGTCTTCCACCGCACCCGCCATCTGCTGTCCGACCCGGAGTACGGGCGACTGCGCGCCGGTCTGCGGGCCAACGTGCTCGGCGACCCGGGCGTCGAGCGGACCGACGTCGAGCTGTGGTCGGTGGCCGTGTCGGCGATCAACGGGTGCGGCGCCTGTCTCGACGCGCACGAGCGGGTGCTGCGGGGTGCGGGCGTCGACCGGACGACGGTGCAGGAGGCGTTCAGGATCGCGGCGGTCGTCCAGGCCGTCGGCACGACGCTGGACGCGGAGGCGATCCTCGCCGAGTAG
- a CDS encoding M56 family metallopeptidase, producing MTVALALMAAVALTAAAVLPRVLTRAGWPDREPVLGLWVWQCLVSTVLVCCLAALLLGATAAFGTVRAHAFAPTPPSVTAAYKVGQVPVWLTVLTLLLACGAAWTVAMLARELAEARRRRRLRRVHLRERAPDLPAGFPAAKGPLLVLEDEYPDAWLLPGPTPQLVVTTGALRRLSDHELDAVLAHELGHARARHDWLLHLSQALATGFPRVPVFTHFRDQTHRLIELAADDTASRRCGHRTTALALIELNRHRGVLSCACTRGQLGDRVERLLAPPPRLDAPYRAATTLAAALAPLIPLLIALGPALKVLN from the coding sequence ATGACCGTCGCCCTGGCGCTGATGGCCGCCGTCGCCCTGACCGCCGCCGCCGTCCTGCCGCGTGTGCTGACCCGGGCCGGCTGGCCCGACCGGGAGCCGGTGCTGGGGCTGTGGGTGTGGCAGTGCCTGGTCTCCACCGTGCTGGTGTGCTGCCTCGCCGCGCTGCTGCTGGGTGCGACGGCTGCGTTCGGGACCGTCCGGGCCCACGCCTTCGCGCCGACGCCGCCCTCGGTCACGGCCGCCTACAAGGTGGGGCAGGTGCCCGTGTGGCTCACCGTACTGACGCTGCTGCTGGCCTGCGGGGCGGCCTGGACGGTCGCCATGCTCGCCCGGGAACTCGCCGAGGCGCGCAGGCGGCGCCGGCTGCGGCGCGTCCATCTGCGGGAGCGCGCGCCGGACCTGCCCGCCGGATTCCCGGCCGCCAAGGGGCCGCTGCTGGTCCTGGAGGACGAGTACCCGGACGCCTGGCTGCTGCCCGGCCCGACACCCCAGCTCGTCGTCACCACGGGCGCGTTGCGGCGGCTGTCCGACCACGAGCTGGACGCCGTACTCGCCCATGAACTCGGTCACGCCCGCGCCCGCCACGACTGGCTGCTGCATCTCTCGCAGGCGCTGGCCACCGGCTTCCCGCGCGTCCCGGTCTTCACGCACTTCCGGGACCAGACGCATCGCCTGATCGAACTGGCCGCCGACGACACCGCGTCCCGGCGCTGCGGCCACCGCACCACCGCGCTCGCCCTGATCGAACTCAACCGGCACCGGGGCGTGTTGTCCTGCGCGTGCACCCGCGGGCAGCTCGGCGACCGGGTCGAGCGTCTCCTGGCGCCCCCGCCCCGCCTGGACGCGCCGTATCGCGCGGCGACGACGCTCGCGGCGGCCCTGGCACCGCTGATCCCGCTGCTGATCGCGCTGGGCCCGGCCCTGAAGGTCCTCAACTGA
- a CDS encoding AI-2E family transporter encodes MSRVPQWLGRVGVRLTEMGERLDARRAEVEKEHADDGDPSYGTPSPPDTSLPDTSPPESRQPHQQHQPQYEYEGEEQPPRAATTTTPTGPGMLAVRPEPASVVPWGVRVAAEAGWRLLVLAGTLWVLMQVIGAVQLVVFAFVVALLITALLQPTVARLIRWGVPRGPATALTAVLGFVVMGLIGWFVTWQVMENIDNLADQVQDGIDELRNWLLRSPFHVTDKQINKIAENLRDAVGANTDQITSMGLEGVTVIVEALTGILLAAFSTLFLLYDGKRIWEWTLKLVPAAARPGVAGAGPRAWRTLTAYVRGTVIVALIDAIFIGIGIYFLDVPMAVPLAVFIFLFSFIPLVGAVASGALAVVVALVTQGVFTAVLVVAVVLAVQQIEGHVLQPFILGRAVRVHPLAVVLSVAAGGMVAGIGGAVVAVPLVAVTNTVVGYLRVYSQAYNNATDVLRHAPKPHGSTAVDIALNRAQQAAARPEREAPPSDEPPPS; translated from the coding sequence ATGTCGCGAGTGCCGCAGTGGCTCGGCCGGGTCGGAGTCCGGCTCACCGAGATGGGTGAGCGGTTGGACGCGCGCCGGGCCGAGGTGGAGAAGGAGCACGCGGACGACGGGGACCCGTCGTACGGCACTCCCTCGCCGCCGGACACCTCACTGCCGGACACCTCGCCGCCCGAGAGCCGGCAACCGCACCAACAGCACCAGCCCCAGTACGAGTACGAAGGGGAGGAGCAGCCTCCCCGCGCGGCCACGACCACCACCCCGACGGGCCCGGGCATGCTCGCCGTCCGGCCCGAGCCCGCCTCCGTCGTTCCGTGGGGCGTACGGGTCGCGGCCGAGGCGGGCTGGCGGCTGCTGGTGCTCGCGGGCACCCTCTGGGTGCTGATGCAGGTAATCGGCGCGGTCCAGCTCGTCGTCTTCGCCTTCGTGGTGGCGTTGCTCATCACCGCGCTCCTCCAGCCCACGGTCGCCCGCCTCATCCGGTGGGGCGTGCCGCGCGGGCCCGCGACCGCGCTCACCGCGGTCCTCGGGTTCGTCGTGATGGGGCTGATCGGCTGGTTCGTGACCTGGCAGGTCATGGAGAACATCGACAACCTCGCCGACCAGGTCCAGGACGGCATCGACGAACTGCGCAACTGGCTGCTCCGCAGCCCCTTCCACGTCACCGACAAGCAGATCAACAAGATCGCCGAGAACCTGCGCGACGCGGTCGGTGCCAACACGGACCAGATCACGTCGATGGGCCTGGAGGGCGTCACGGTCATCGTCGAGGCGCTGACCGGCATACTGCTGGCCGCCTTCTCGACCCTCTTCCTCCTCTACGACGGCAAGCGCATCTGGGAGTGGACGCTGAAGCTGGTCCCGGCGGCGGCCCGGCCCGGTGTCGCCGGCGCGGGCCCGCGAGCGTGGCGCACGCTGACGGCGTATGTGCGGGGCACGGTGATAGTGGCTCTGATCGACGCCATCTTCATCGGTATCGGCATCTATTTCCTGGACGTGCCGATGGCCGTCCCGCTGGCCGTCTTCATCTTCCTGTTCTCCTTCATCCCGCTGGTCGGCGCGGTCGCCTCGGGCGCCCTCGCGGTGGTGGTGGCGCTGGTGACCCAGGGCGTGTTCACGGCGGTGCTGGTGGTCGCGGTGGTGCTGGCCGTGCAGCAGATCGAGGGCCACGTCCTGCAGCCGTTCATCCTGGGCCGGGCGGTCCGGGTCCACCCGCTGGCGGTCGTGCTGTCCGTGGCGGCGGGCGGCATGGTGGCCGGGATCGGCGGCGCGGTGGTCGCCGTACCGCTGGTCGCGGTGACGAACACGGTCGTCGGCTATCTGCGCGTGTACTCCCAGGCCTACAACAACGCGACGGACGTGCTGCGCCACGCACCGAAGCCGCACGGATCCACGGCGGTGGACATCGCGCTGAACAGGGCCCAGCAGGCTGCCGCGCGGCCCGAGCGGGAAGCGCCGCCGTCCGACGAACCGCCGCCTTCCTAG
- a CDS encoding transglycosylase SLT domain-containing protein — MLEGNRVSRISVRGLAVASATAVTAVGAVTGVASGSTGTPNDAEALVGDTTLLTDIPVGSQAEVQTASLTQQADIQAIAADATAKKDAEESARKQAAKDAVAKQKAAEKAEAEAKARKEAEEAASRSATRDASSFPVQSSYTVAQVQEMARQIVPADQFQCFSNIVDHESSWNYQADNPSSDAYGLMQALPGSKMSSAGADWATNPATQIKWGLSYMNDRYDSPCGAWNFWQANNYY; from the coding sequence ATGCTGGAAGGAAACCGTGTGAGCCGGATTTCGGTCCGGGGACTCGCAGTGGCTTCGGCCACCGCGGTCACCGCTGTCGGCGCAGTTACAGGTGTGGCCTCGGGCAGCACCGGGACCCCCAACGACGCCGAGGCCCTGGTAGGCGACACCACGCTGCTCACGGACATTCCCGTGGGCTCCCAGGCCGAGGTGCAGACCGCGTCCCTGACGCAGCAGGCCGACATCCAGGCCATCGCCGCCGACGCCACCGCCAAGAAGGACGCCGAGGAGTCTGCCCGCAAGCAGGCCGCCAAGGACGCGGTGGCCAAGCAGAAGGCCGCCGAGAAGGCCGAGGCCGAGGCGAAGGCGCGCAAGGAAGCGGAAGAGGCCGCCAGCCGTTCCGCGACGCGCGACGCGTCCAGCTTCCCGGTGCAGTCCTCGTACACCGTTGCGCAGGTCCAGGAGATGGCGCGCCAGATCGTCCCGGCCGACCAGTTCCAGTGCTTCAGCAACATCGTGGACCACGAGTCCAGCTGGAACTACCAGGCGGACAACCCCAGTTCCGACGCGTACGGTCTCATGCAGGCGCTTCCGGGCTCCAAGATGTCCTCGGCGGGTGCCGACTGGGCGACGAACCCGGCCACCCAGATCAAGTGGGGCCTGAGTTACATGAACGACCGCTACGACAGCCCGTGCGGCGCGTGGAACTTCTGGCAGGCCAACAACTACTACTGA
- a CDS encoding PhoH family protein → MVTSTKRRMPDRRTYVIDTSVLLADPGALNRFEEHEVVLPIVVVTELEAKRHHPELGYFARQALRLLDEFRVRFGRLDAPIPIGELGGTVRVELNHSDPSVLPSGYRLGDNDSRILAVARNLQAEGYDVTVVSKDLPLRIKASSVGLLAEEYRAELAITGSSGWTGMSELTLPGEQVDLLFEEGHAYVPEAADLPVHTGLTIQSERGKALGRVTAEGNVRLVRGDREAFGIKGRSAEQRIALDILLDPDIGIVSMGGRAGTGKSALALCAGLEAVLERRQHQKVMVFRPLYAVGGQELGYLPGSESEKMGPWAQAVFDTLSAVTSREVIEEITSRGMLEVLPLTHIRGRSLHDAFVIVDEAQSLERNVLLTVLSRIGANSRVILTHDVAQRDNLRVGRYDGVVAVVEKLKGHPLFAHVTLNRSERSQIAALVTEMLEDGQI, encoded by the coding sequence GTGGTGACCAGCACAAAGCGCCGTATGCCAGACCGGCGCACCTATGTCATCGACACCAGCGTCCTGCTGGCCGACCCAGGCGCCCTGAACCGCTTCGAGGAGCACGAAGTCGTGCTGCCGATCGTCGTGGTCACGGAACTGGAGGCCAAACGGCACCATCCCGAACTCGGGTACTTCGCCCGGCAGGCGCTGCGCCTGCTGGACGAGTTCCGGGTCCGGTTCGGTCGTCTCGACGCCCCGATTCCGATCGGGGAGCTGGGCGGGACCGTTCGTGTCGAACTCAACCACTCGGACCCCAGCGTGCTGCCAAGCGGCTATCGCCTGGGGGACAACGACTCCCGCATCCTCGCGGTCGCCCGCAATCTGCAGGCCGAGGGGTACGACGTCACGGTCGTGTCGAAGGACCTGCCACTCAGGATCAAGGCCTCGTCCGTCGGGCTCCTCGCCGAGGAGTACCGCGCGGAGCTGGCCATCACGGGCTCGTCCGGCTGGACCGGAATGTCCGAACTGACCCTGCCGGGCGAACAGGTGGACCTCCTCTTCGAGGAAGGGCACGCCTACGTCCCCGAGGCCGCCGACCTGCCGGTGCACACCGGTCTGACGATCCAGTCGGAGCGCGGCAAGGCCCTGGGGCGAGTCACGGCCGAGGGCAACGTCCGCCTGGTGCGCGGGGATCGCGAAGCGTTCGGTATCAAGGGGAGGAGCGCCGAGCAGCGGATCGCACTCGACATCCTTCTCGATCCGGACATCGGGATCGTGTCGATGGGTGGCCGGGCCGGCACCGGCAAGTCGGCGCTGGCGCTGTGCGCCGGTCTGGAGGCCGTGCTGGAGCGGCGGCAGCACCAGAAGGTGATGGTCTTCCGGCCGCTGTACGCGGTGGGCGGGCAGGAACTCGGCTATCTGCCCGGCTCCGAGTCCGAGAAGATGGGTCCCTGGGCGCAGGCGGTCTTCGACACGCTGTCCGCGGTCACCAGCCGCGAGGTCATCGAGGAGATCACCTCGCGCGGCATGCTCGAAGTGCTGCCCCTCACCCACATCCGCGGCCGGTCGCTCCACGACGCGTTCGTGATCGTGGACGAGGCACAGTCGCTGGAGCGGAACGTCCTGCTCACCGTGCTGTCCCGGATCGGCGCCAACTCCCGGGTGATTCTCACCCATGACGTGGCGCAGCGGGACAATCTGCGGGTCGGCCGGTACGACGGTGTCGTAGCCGTCGTCGAGAAGCTGAAGGGACACCCGCTCTTCGCGCACGTCACCCTCAACCGGTCCGAGCGGTCGCAGATCGCGGCCCTGGTGACCGAAATGCTGGAGGACGGGCAGATCTGA
- a CDS encoding isoprenyl transferase yields the protein MNLRDNLRRLLVRVYTRRVEGHLDHDQVPKHIGVIVDGNRRWAKAAGSTTAQGHRAGADKIEEFLGWCSETDVEVVTLWLLSTDNVNRPPEELAPLLEIIENVVTSLAADGRWRVHHVGNLDLLPGQLQTQLKEAEEATAHVADGILVNVAIGYGGRQEIADAVRSMMLDAHDKGTSLEELAETVDIDLIGKHLYTSDQPDPDLVIRTSGEQRLSGFMLWQTAHSEYYFCEVFWPAFRKVDFLRALRDYAARHRRYGG from the coding sequence GTGAACCTGCGCGACAACCTGCGCCGACTGCTGGTCAGGGTCTACACACGCAGGGTGGAGGGCCACCTCGACCACGACCAGGTGCCGAAGCACATCGGTGTCATCGTGGACGGCAACCGGCGCTGGGCGAAGGCGGCGGGCTCCACCACCGCCCAGGGACACCGGGCCGGCGCGGACAAGATCGAGGAGTTCCTCGGCTGGTGCTCCGAGACCGATGTCGAGGTCGTCACCCTCTGGCTGCTCTCCACGGACAACGTGAACCGTCCGCCGGAGGAACTGGCACCACTCCTGGAGATCATCGAGAACGTCGTGACCTCCCTCGCCGCCGACGGCCGCTGGCGCGTCCACCACGTCGGCAACCTCGATCTGCTCCCCGGGCAGTTGCAGACCCAGCTCAAGGAGGCCGAGGAGGCCACCGCGCACGTGGCGGACGGGATACTGGTCAACGTCGCCATCGGCTACGGCGGCCGGCAGGAGATCGCCGACGCCGTGCGCTCGATGATGCTCGACGCCCACGACAAGGGCACCTCGCTGGAGGAACTCGCCGAGACCGTCGACATCGACCTGATCGGCAAGCACCTCTACACCAGCGACCAGCCCGACCCCGACCTCGTCATCCGTACCAGCGGCGAGCAGCGGCTGTCCGGGTTCATGCTCTGGCAGACGGCCCACTCGGAGTACTACTTCTGTGAGGTCTTCTGGCCGGCCTTCCGCAAGGTCGACTTCCTGCGCGCCCTGCGCGACTACGCGGCCCGCCACCGGCGCTACGGCGGCTGA
- a CDS encoding DUF192 domain-containing protein — protein MATFTTTQTPEPIPLEVAESGRARRRGLLGRDGIEGALLLTPASSVHTFGMRFAIDVAYLDGKARVRAVRTMRPGRVGLPRPWVRSVLEAEAGSLERWGVRRGVRLTILTDDSVPEGC, from the coding sequence ATGGCCACGTTCACCACCACTCAGACACCGGAGCCGATTCCACTGGAGGTCGCCGAGTCGGGACGGGCACGGCGACGCGGGCTGCTGGGCCGGGACGGAATCGAGGGCGCGCTACTGCTGACGCCCGCGAGTTCTGTGCACACGTTCGGGATGCGGTTCGCGATCGACGTCGCCTACCTCGACGGAAAGGCGCGGGTCCGGGCGGTAAGGACCATGCGACCGGGCCGAGTTGGACTGCCCCGCCCCTGGGTGCGCTCGGTCCTGGAGGCGGAGGCCGGGTCTCTGGAGAGGTGGGGCGTACGCCGGGGTGTACGACTCACGATCCTGACCGACGATTCAGTGCCGGAGGGCTGCTGA
- a CDS encoding class I SAM-dependent methyltransferase encodes MSAPEPTSPEPATPEPATPVHTSAFERLLAEGAAVPTDGWDFSWFEGRATEARPSWGYARAMGERLARVSAALDVHTGGGEVLNTAPKLPPLTVATEGWPPNVAKATALLHPRGAAVVAVPDDAPLPFAADAFDLVVSRHPVAPHWTEIARVLRPGGTYFAQHVGPASAYELVEHFLGPQPAEQRGARHPDRERADAEAAGLEIVELRAERLRMEFYDIAAVVHFLRKVIWMVPGFTVDAYRPQLRSLHERIEAEGSFVAHSSRHLFEARKPSG; translated from the coding sequence ATGTCCGCGCCCGAGCCCACCAGCCCCGAGCCCGCCACCCCCGAGCCCGCCACCCCCGTACACACCTCGGCCTTCGAACGACTCCTCGCCGAAGGCGCCGCCGTCCCCACCGACGGATGGGACTTCTCCTGGTTCGAGGGCCGAGCCACCGAGGCGCGGCCCTCCTGGGGATATGCCCGGGCCATGGGGGAGCGGCTGGCCCGTGTGTCCGCCGCCCTCGACGTGCACACCGGGGGCGGCGAGGTGCTCAACACCGCCCCGAAGCTGCCCCCGCTCACCGTCGCCACCGAGGGCTGGCCGCCGAACGTCGCCAAGGCCACAGCCCTGCTCCATCCGCGCGGTGCGGCAGTCGTCGCCGTGCCGGACGACGCGCCGCTGCCCTTCGCCGCCGACGCTTTCGACCTGGTCGTCAGCCGGCACCCCGTCGCCCCGCACTGGACCGAGATCGCCCGCGTCCTGCGACCCGGCGGTACGTACTTCGCCCAGCACGTCGGGCCCGCCAGCGCGTACGAACTCGTCGAGCACTTCCTCGGACCACAACCGGCCGAGCAGCGCGGCGCCCGCCACCCCGACCGTGAGCGGGCCGACGCGGAAGCCGCCGGGCTGGAGATCGTCGAACTGCGCGCAGAGCGGTTGCGGATGGAGTTCTACGACATCGCGGCCGTCGTGCACTTCCTGCGGAAGGTGATCTGGATGGTGCCCGGGTTCACTGTCGACGCCTACCGCCCCCAACTCCGGTCCCTGCACGAGCGGATCGAGGCCGAGGGGTCGTTCGTGGCACACAGCAGTCGCCATCTCTTCGAGGCCCGCAAACCGTCCGGCTGA
- a CDS encoding DinB family protein: MLYADDETTTLRAKLDQERDSVLWKLEGLSEEQVRRPMTPSGTSLLGLVKHLASVEYGWFVETFGRETEPFWFDPYLGEDMTAGPEETTAQITDFYARARAAADRVLTELPLDTLGKPTWRDDECSLRWVLVRMTAETARHAGHMDIVRELIDGATGEYEPS; encoded by the coding sequence ATGCTGTACGCCGATGACGAGACGACGACGCTGCGCGCGAAGCTCGACCAGGAGCGGGACTCGGTGCTGTGGAAGCTGGAGGGACTGAGCGAGGAGCAGGTCCGCAGGCCGATGACACCGTCGGGGACGAGTCTGCTGGGGCTGGTGAAGCATCTGGCGTCGGTCGAGTACGGCTGGTTCGTGGAGACGTTCGGCCGCGAGACGGAACCCTTCTGGTTCGACCCGTATCTGGGGGAGGACATGACCGCGGGCCCGGAGGAGACCACGGCCCAGATCACCGACTTCTACGCGCGCGCCCGAGCCGCCGCCGACCGCGTACTGACGGAACTTCCCCTGGACACCCTGGGCAAGCCGACATGGCGGGACGACGAGTGCTCGCTGCGCTGGGTCCTGGTCCGCATGACGGCGGAGACGGCACGGCACGCGGGGCACATGGACATCGTGCGGGAGCTGATCGACGGGGCGACGGGGGAGTACGAACCGTCGTAG
- a CDS encoding GNAT family N-acetyltransferase: MTDNVTGDATGDLTDGGSGNDVRLRDVVEADLEFLLACENDPEAVRRSRFTPRPRDAFMAHWKSKILGDSTVFVQTVTVDTEPAGSIVAWWEDEQGEHGELGEQGVGGRRRRFIGYWLGRSYWGRGTGSVALGQFLLRETNRPLYADPFVGNTASVRLLEKHGFRRTGTVRHGDIEHILLVLDTERS; encoded by the coding sequence ATGACCGACAACGTGACCGGCGACGCGACCGGCGACCTGACCGACGGTGGGTCCGGCAACGACGTGCGGCTCCGTGATGTCGTGGAAGCCGACCTGGAGTTTCTGCTCGCGTGCGAGAACGATCCCGAAGCCGTCCGGCGGTCCCGGTTCACGCCACGACCTCGGGACGCCTTCATGGCGCACTGGAAGTCGAAGATCCTCGGCGACAGCACCGTGTTCGTGCAGACGGTCACCGTGGACACCGAGCCCGCCGGCAGCATCGTCGCCTGGTGGGAGGACGAACAGGGGGAACACGGCGAACTGGGGGAACAGGGCGTCGGTGGACGCCGCCGTCGCTTCATCGGGTACTGGCTCGGGCGGTCGTACTGGGGGAGAGGGACAGGGAGCGTCGCCCTCGGGCAGTTCCTGTTGCGTGAGACCAACCGGCCCCTCTATGCCGATCCCTTCGTCGGGAACACCGCCTCCGTCCGCCTCCTCGAAAAGCACGGCTTCCGTCGCACCGGTACGGTCCGCCACGGCGACATCGAGCACATCCTGCTCGTCCTGGACACCGAGAGGTCATGA
- a CDS encoding LLM class flavin-dependent oxidoreductase, which produces MTSLGVVFRPQLPPERLRAVARLADATGIEELWLWEDCFLEGGVSAAAAALAWTERVRVGVGLLPVPLRNVALTAMEAATLHRLFPGRAILGLGHGVQDWMGQVGARVASPLTLLREYLLALRPLLDGERVTVDGRYVKLDDVGLGWPPEPGLPLLAGATGPRSLRLAGEVADGTVLHAGTAPDGVRRARQLIEEGRVAAGRTEAAGWTHRVVVYLLAATGPHAHERLSAELAAEGLASVPDLGVAGDAGAVAEAVGRLVEAGADTVILQPTGDDPDPEGFVRFVAEDVRPLVP; this is translated from the coding sequence ATGACCAGCCTCGGCGTCGTCTTCCGCCCCCAGCTCCCGCCCGAACGGCTGCGTGCCGTCGCTCGACTCGCCGATGCCACCGGGATCGAGGAACTGTGGCTCTGGGAGGACTGTTTCCTCGAAGGCGGTGTCTCCGCCGCCGCGGCTGCCCTTGCCTGGACCGAACGTGTTCGAGTCGGTGTCGGCCTGCTCCCCGTACCCCTCCGGAACGTCGCTCTGACCGCGATGGAGGCCGCCACCCTGCACCGTCTGTTCCCGGGGCGGGCCATCCTCGGCCTCGGGCACGGTGTGCAGGACTGGATGGGGCAGGTCGGGGCACGTGTCGCGTCGCCGCTTACCCTGTTGCGGGAGTATCTGCTCGCGTTGCGCCCACTGCTCGACGGTGAACGGGTCACCGTCGACGGGCGGTACGTGAAGCTTGACGACGTCGGCCTCGGCTGGCCGCCCGAGCCGGGGCTGCCCCTTCTCGCCGGGGCCACCGGGCCACGATCGCTGCGGCTGGCCGGTGAGGTCGCCGACGGGACCGTCCTCCATGCCGGTACCGCTCCCGACGGGGTGCGACGGGCCCGGCAACTGATCGAGGAGGGACGAGTGGCCGCCGGCCGGACGGAAGCCGCCGGGTGGACCCACCGTGTCGTCGTCTATCTCCTTGCCGCCACTGGGCCGCACGCCCACGAACGGCTCAGCGCCGAACTGGCCGCCGAAGGACTCGCTTCCGTCCCCGATCTCGGCGTCGCCGGGGACGCCGGTGCCGTTGCCGAGGCTGTGGGGCGCCTCGTCGAGGCCGGTGCCGACACCGTCATCCTTCAGCCGACCGGGGACGACCCCGATCCCGAGGGCTTCGTACGGTTCGTCGCGGAGGACGTTCGGCCGCTGGTCCCCTGA
- a CDS encoding OmpA family protein, producing the protein MLPRTHCPTATTLTALAVLVTLTLAAPVAHADDDDPSAPPGSVTTSPPPEVDPNSPGLKLADGATLAPAKVLDIKSVVEDMGGEERRVETNENVTFALQAEVLFPKDSSKLNPEANSRIQAIADEIKAQKATTVRVFGFTDNLGSYAHGLTLSKNRAEQVHDQLAASLGADVTFQVRGYSEDYPIADNSSEQGRRKNRRVEVTFQKGE; encoded by the coding sequence GTGCTGCCCCGCACTCACTGCCCCACCGCAACCACCCTCACGGCGCTGGCAGTCCTGGTCACCCTCACCCTGGCTGCCCCCGTAGCCCATGCTGACGACGACGACCCGAGCGCACCCCCGGGCAGCGTCACCACATCTCCACCCCCCGAAGTGGACCCGAACAGCCCCGGCCTGAAGCTGGCCGACGGCGCCACGCTCGCCCCGGCCAAGGTCCTCGACATCAAGTCGGTCGTGGAGGACATGGGCGGCGAGGAACGCCGAGTGGAGACGAACGAGAACGTGACGTTCGCGCTCCAGGCGGAGGTCCTGTTCCCGAAGGACAGCTCAAAGCTCAACCCGGAGGCCAACTCCCGCATCCAGGCGATCGCGGACGAGATCAAGGCCCAGAAGGCCACGACCGTCAGGGTCTTCGGCTTCACCGACAACCTGGGCTCGTACGCCCACGGCCTGACCCTCTCCAAGAACCGCGCGGAGCAGGTCCACGACCAACTGGCCGCCAGCCTCGGCGCGGACGTCACCTTCCAGGTACGCGGCTACAGCGAGGACTACCCGATCGCCGACAACTCCTCGGAACAGGGCCGGCGCAAGAACCGGCGCGTGGAGGTGACGTTCCAGAAGGGGGAGTGA